The following proteins come from a genomic window of Montipora capricornis isolate CH-2021 chromosome 9, ASM3666992v2, whole genome shotgun sequence:
- the LOC138015259 gene encoding G2/mitotic-specific cyclin-A-like isoform X1, translated as MSLSFDENFPLNNNFQDNQASNALKKAKMEDGQARATQQVQKRAALGTITNNPGVRIQPFRAAKQQAGLGSALYVFGGAKNDENAFSRAQQKTAFAVPTTTQSFAIHVDPQPSLAQSKPDATVQELNPALTTLSRPALTDVFVAKRPAEVDSPMLIDSSDDEDFEYTTETAPEIRDIDTGDDILFVSDYASEIFQYLKQAEVKNRPKPGYMKKQSDINHSMRSILVDWLVEVAEEYKLLPQTLYLTVNYIDRFLSVMSVLRGKLQLVGTACMLVASKFEEIYPPEVTEFVYITDDTYSAKQVLKMESLILKTINFDVSVPTIVNFLERFVKAADCPESDHPKFEALSKYLCELTLLDADPYLKYLPSTIAASSIVLALHTLGFQSWSPTLSHYTGFQLLDLQACLHNLHRTFSHASKHPQQAIREKYRSPRFHGVANLSAPEMLPLA; from the exons ATGTCGTTATCCTTCGATGAGAATTTTCCTTTAAACAACAACTTCCAAGACAACCAAGCAAGCAATGCATTGAAGAAAGCTAAAATGGAGGATGGACAAGCCAGAGCAACGCAGCAAGTTCAGAAAAGAGCTGCTTTAGGAACGATAACGAACAATCCTGGAGTGAGAATTCAGCCATTCCGTGCTGCCAAACAACAG GCTGGTCTTGGAAGCGCCTTGTACGTGTTCGGTGGTGCAAAGAACGACGAAAATGCTTTCAGTCGAGCACAACAAAAGACAGCCTTCGCTGTACCGACAACAACCCAAAGCTTTGCTATTCACGTCGACCCACAACCATCTCTAGCACAAAGTAAACCTGATGCTACAGTACAGGAATTAAATCCTGCCTTGACGACCCTTTCAAGGCCTGCCTTGACCGATGTTTTCGTTGCAAAAAGACCCGCAGAAG TAGATTCGCCCATGCTCATTGACTCGAGCGATGACGAGGACTTTGAATACACCACGGAAACAGCGCCAGAAATACGCGACATCGATACTGGCGACGACATTCTCTTTGTCTCTGATTATGCTTCGGAGATATTCCAGTATCTAAAGCAAGCCGAG GTGAAGAACAGACCCAAGCCTGGGTACATGAAGAAGCAGTCTGACATCAATCACAGCATGCGTTCGATTCTTGTTGACTGGCTGGTTGAAGTTGCTGAAGAATACAAACTGTTACCACAGACTCTATATTTAACCGTAAACTACATTGATCGTTTCCTGTCTGTGATGTCTGTGTTGCGAGGAAAGCTTCAGCTTGTTGGAACAGCTTGTATGTTGGTAGCATCAAAGTTTGAGGAAATATATCCACCAGAAGTGACGGAATTTGTTTATATTACAGATGACACATACAGTGCTAAACAG GTCTTAAAGATGGAAAGCCTCATTCTCAAGACAATTAATTTTGATGTTTCTGTACCAACGATAGTAAATTTTCTAGAACGATTTGTCAAGGCAGCAGATTGTCCAGAGTCAGACCACCCTAAATTTGAAGCGTTGTCAAAG TATCTATGTGAATTGACCCTCCTCGACGCAGACCCTTACCTGAAGTATTTACCATCCACAATTGCAGCCAGTTCTATTGTCCTGGCTCTTCACACTCTTGGATTTCAATCATGG AGTCCAACTCTTTCACACTACACTGGATTCCAATTACTTGATCTTCAAGCATGCCTTCATAACCTTCACCGTACATTTAGCCATGCATCTAAACATCCTCAGCAGGCTATTAGAGAAAAATACAGGAGTCCACG CTTCCACGGAGTGGCAAATCTATCAGCACCAGAGATGCTCCCTTTGgcttaa
- the LOC138015259 gene encoding G2/mitotic-specific cyclin-A-like isoform X2: protein MSLSFDENFPLNNNFQDNQASNALKKAKMEDGQARATQQVQKRAALGTITNNPGVRIQPFRAAKQQAGLGSALYVFGGAKNDENAFSRAQQKTAFAVPTTTQSFAIHVDPQPSLAQSKPDATVQELNPALTTLSRPALTDVFVAKRPAEDSPMLIDSSDDEDFEYTTETAPEIRDIDTGDDILFVSDYASEIFQYLKQAEVKNRPKPGYMKKQSDINHSMRSILVDWLVEVAEEYKLLPQTLYLTVNYIDRFLSVMSVLRGKLQLVGTACMLVASKFEEIYPPEVTEFVYITDDTYSAKQVLKMESLILKTINFDVSVPTIVNFLERFVKAADCPESDHPKFEALSKYLCELTLLDADPYLKYLPSTIAASSIVLALHTLGFQSWSPTLSHYTGFQLLDLQACLHNLHRTFSHASKHPQQAIREKYRSPRFHGVANLSAPEMLPLA, encoded by the exons ATGTCGTTATCCTTCGATGAGAATTTTCCTTTAAACAACAACTTCCAAGACAACCAAGCAAGCAATGCATTGAAGAAAGCTAAAATGGAGGATGGACAAGCCAGAGCAACGCAGCAAGTTCAGAAAAGAGCTGCTTTAGGAACGATAACGAACAATCCTGGAGTGAGAATTCAGCCATTCCGTGCTGCCAAACAACAG GCTGGTCTTGGAAGCGCCTTGTACGTGTTCGGTGGTGCAAAGAACGACGAAAATGCTTTCAGTCGAGCACAACAAAAGACAGCCTTCGCTGTACCGACAACAACCCAAAGCTTTGCTATTCACGTCGACCCACAACCATCTCTAGCACAAAGTAAACCTGATGCTACAGTACAGGAATTAAATCCTGCCTTGACGACCCTTTCAAGGCCTGCCTTGACCGATGTTTTCGTTGCAAAAAGACCCGCAGAAG ATTCGCCCATGCTCATTGACTCGAGCGATGACGAGGACTTTGAATACACCACGGAAACAGCGCCAGAAATACGCGACATCGATACTGGCGACGACATTCTCTTTGTCTCTGATTATGCTTCGGAGATATTCCAGTATCTAAAGCAAGCCGAG GTGAAGAACAGACCCAAGCCTGGGTACATGAAGAAGCAGTCTGACATCAATCACAGCATGCGTTCGATTCTTGTTGACTGGCTGGTTGAAGTTGCTGAAGAATACAAACTGTTACCACAGACTCTATATTTAACCGTAAACTACATTGATCGTTTCCTGTCTGTGATGTCTGTGTTGCGAGGAAAGCTTCAGCTTGTTGGAACAGCTTGTATGTTGGTAGCATCAAAGTTTGAGGAAATATATCCACCAGAAGTGACGGAATTTGTTTATATTACAGATGACACATACAGTGCTAAACAG GTCTTAAAGATGGAAAGCCTCATTCTCAAGACAATTAATTTTGATGTTTCTGTACCAACGATAGTAAATTTTCTAGAACGATTTGTCAAGGCAGCAGATTGTCCAGAGTCAGACCACCCTAAATTTGAAGCGTTGTCAAAG TATCTATGTGAATTGACCCTCCTCGACGCAGACCCTTACCTGAAGTATTTACCATCCACAATTGCAGCCAGTTCTATTGTCCTGGCTCTTCACACTCTTGGATTTCAATCATGG AGTCCAACTCTTTCACACTACACTGGATTCCAATTACTTGATCTTCAAGCATGCCTTCATAACCTTCACCGTACATTTAGCCATGCATCTAAACATCCTCAGCAGGCTATTAGAGAAAAATACAGGAGTCCACG CTTCCACGGAGTGGCAAATCTATCAGCACCAGAGATGCTCCCTTTGgcttaa
- the LOC138015508 gene encoding uncharacterized protein, whose amino-acid sequence MKFKNALVLTLLLQIVLPPIAVARTGERLSIRLYNRDFQPPFSEVQQMLKKADLESHGYKKEVIVTAMKGLGSDFRDIEESQVYYKIVKCSESPQIEQELNRLIPGAFGNEVAAKLGQEIKRRQMDTLGQCRAGLTIVGKMRHRKKRDLGFTLGVIVGTVVVSVIIDSLRDD is encoded by the exons ATGAAGTTCAAGAACGCTTTGGTTTTGACCTTACTTCTTCAGATCGTACTGCCCCCCATTGCAG TGGCTCGTACTGGGGAAAGATTGAGCATAAGGCTCTACAATCGGGACTTTCAACCCCCGTTTTCTGAAGTTCAGCAAATGTTAAAGAAAGCTGATCTTGAGAGCCATGGTTACAAAAAAGAAGTTATTGTGACAGCGATGAAAGGACTCGGAAGTGACTTCAGGGATATTGAA gaatCACAGGTTTACTACAAAATAGTAAAATGCTCCGAAAGTCCGCAGATTGAACAAGAACTAAACCGCTTGATACCTG GTGCTTTTGGGAATGAAGTAGCTGCCAAACTCGGCCAGGAAATCAAGCGCAGGCAGATGGACACACTGGGACAATGCAGAGCAGGGCTTACAATTGTTGGGAAGATGCGACACAGAAAAAAGAGAGATTTAGGTTTTACGTTAGGGGTGATAGTCGGGACGGTTGTAGTAAGCGTTATAATAGACTCCTTAAGAGATGACTGA
- the LOC138015509 gene encoding uncharacterized protein: MKFKNALVLTLLLQIVLPPIAVARTGERLSIRLYNRDFQPPFSEVQQMLKKADLESHGYKKEVIVTAMKGLGSDFRDIEESQVYYKIVKCSESPQIEQELNSLMPGAFGNEVAAKLEQEIQRREINTLGECRAGLTVVQKMRRRNKRLAPFVAGVLYGAGVAVGTAVVEVIIDAIKDDDDGDDDEKRR, encoded by the exons ATGAAGTTCAAGAACGCTTTGGTTTTGACCTTACTTCTTCAAATCGTACTGCCCCCCATTGCAG TGGCTCGTACTGGGGAAAGATTGAGCATAAGGCTCTACAATCGGGACTTTCAACCCCCGTTTTCTGAAGTGCAGCAAATGCTAAAGAAAGCTGATCTTGAGAGCCATGGTTACAAAAAAGAAGTTATTGTCACAGCGATGAAAGGACTCGGAAGTGACTTCAGGGATATTGAA gaaTCACAAGTTTACTACAAAATAGTAAAATGCTCTGAAAGTCCTCAGATTGAACAAGAACTAAACAGCTTGATGCCTG GTGCTTTTGGAAATGAAGTAGCTGCTAAACTCGAGCAGGAAATTCAGCGCAGGGAGATAAACACACTGGGAGAATGCAGAGCCGGTCTTacagttgttcaaaaaatgCGACGCAGAAACAAAAGATTAGCACCTTTTGTGGCAGGCGTACTGTACGGAGCAGGGGTGGCAGTCGGGACAGCTGTGGTAGAAGTTATAATCGACGCAATaaaagacgacgacgacggcgatGACGACGAGAAGCGGCGGTGA